From a region of the Acidobacteriota bacterium genome:
- a CDS encoding ATP-binding protein — protein MDKETLKYVLAQSTTRPLPPATPRTLELPLDSGKVVALIGIRRTGKTYLLYETMRRLEAQGVGRRQMVYLNFEDDRLLPIQVRELDLILRAHEELYPEVSGQRKYLFFDEVQNVPSWETYLRRLHDTEDARLFVTGSSSHLLSRELATGLRGRSVSFEVFPLSFAEFLRFRRLEHKPYSRTSESRMASALEEYLKTGGLPEVVLADESMRPRILKEYVDLVFYRDVVERYGVGNLLVMRMLLRHCLGHPAALFNVHKLYQDFRSQGLALSKDTLYNYLGYLEQSFVVFPLPVAERSLRKQAVNPKKLHAIDWALAYPFVAEPSIDVGKKLETAVFLHWRRKREDLGYLAGDREVDLVVNRDRPEHLINVACSVSASQTWGREIAALEAAAVRFPRAKRVLVTHEHTTRKPPAGIQMTDAWRYLLANPKTGA, from the coding sequence GTGGATAAGGAAACTCTGAAATACGTCCTGGCCCAATCCACCACGCGGCCGTTGCCGCCGGCTACACCTCGGACGCTGGAGTTGCCGCTGGACTCGGGCAAGGTCGTCGCGCTTATCGGCATCCGGCGCACCGGCAAGACCTATCTGCTCTATGAGACGATGCGGCGGCTGGAGGCCCAAGGGGTGGGTCGGCGTCAGATGGTGTACCTCAACTTCGAGGACGACCGCCTCCTGCCCATTCAGGTCCGTGAACTCGACTTGATTCTGCGGGCGCACGAAGAACTGTACCCCGAGGTGTCGGGCCAAAGGAAATACCTGTTCTTCGATGAAGTGCAGAACGTCCCTTCATGGGAGACTTACCTGCGGCGTCTGCATGACACCGAGGATGCCCGCCTGTTCGTCACCGGGTCCTCCTCGCACCTGCTGTCGCGTGAACTCGCCACCGGACTGCGCGGACGAAGCGTGTCCTTCGAGGTGTTTCCGCTGTCGTTCGCCGAGTTCCTGAGATTCCGCAGACTGGAGCACAAGCCGTATTCGCGGACATCCGAAAGCCGCATGGCTTCGGCGTTGGAGGAGTATCTGAAGACGGGCGGCTTACCGGAAGTCGTCCTCGCCGACGAGTCGATGCGACCGCGCATCCTGAAGGAGTACGTAGACCTGGTGTTCTACCGGGACGTGGTGGAGCGCTACGGGGTAGGCAATCTGCTCGTGATGCGGATGCTGCTCCGTCATTGCCTGGGCCATCCAGCGGCGCTCTTCAATGTCCACAAGCTTTACCAGGACTTTCGCTCCCAGGGGCTGGCGCTGTCAAAGGACACCCTCTACAACTACCTCGGCTATCTCGAGCAGTCGTTTGTCGTCTTCCCGCTGCCGGTGGCCGAACGTTCGTTGCGGAAGCAGGCGGTGAACCCGAAGAAACTCCATGCGATCGATTGGGCGCTGGCGTATCCATTTGTCGCGGAACCCAGCATCGATGTGGGTAAGAAACTGGAGACGGCCGTATTCCTGCACTGGCGTCGCAAGCGCGAGGACTTGGGCTATCTGGCTGGGGATCGTGAGGTTGACCTGGTCGTGAACCGGGACCGTCCCGAGCACCTGATCAACGTGGCCTGCTCTGTTTCGGCGTCACAGACGTGGGGGCGCGAGATCGCCGCGCTGGAGGCCGCTGCGGTGCGGTTCCCGCGTGCGAAACGCGTGCTGGTGACGCACGAACACACGACGCGCAAACCACCAGCCGGCATCCAGATGACCGATGCCTGGCGCTATCTGCTGGCCAACCCGAAAACAGGCGCCTGA
- a CDS encoding ThiF family adenylyltransferase, whose product MGRTVVVVGLGNIGSQVAPHLARMRTIGRVVLIDHGKYDETNVETQAITPGEVGRGKAQVQGLRLKRINPALEVTSISAPVEAVPLGRLRADAILACVDSRAARQYLNQAARHLGVTLVDSGVQADSSLARVSIFRSAPECACLECGWDQTDYDAIEQTYPCQPEGQTPAPTNAPAQLGAFAAAVQAIELQRLFAGDANGDLGSHEIVIDAASHRQFVTKFVRRSGCRLAEHGAWEIRTLNRWPEDLTLAQALALGGVGAAHHTLLRVESTPFVTKLTCLGCGAAKPLLRLRRSLTDRERTCTLCRNRMEALGQDIADRLCGDALPADAAARTLRSLGLDPGDIFSVSRAGHTRFYELSGATSTRGAR is encoded by the coding sequence ATGGGGCGCACCGTTGTCGTCGTTGGCCTCGGCAACATCGGCTCACAGGTGGCACCTCACCTCGCCCGCATGCGGACTATCGGCCGCGTCGTCCTGATCGACCACGGGAAGTACGACGAGACGAACGTCGAGACGCAGGCGATCACGCCCGGCGAGGTGGGCAGAGGCAAGGCACAGGTTCAGGGGCTTCGGCTGAAGAGGATTAACCCCGCGCTCGAGGTGACGAGCATCTCCGCGCCGGTCGAAGCGGTGCCGCTCGGCCGGCTGCGCGCGGACGCGATCCTGGCGTGTGTGGACAGTCGCGCGGCTCGCCAGTACCTGAACCAGGCCGCGCGGCACCTTGGCGTGACGCTTGTCGACTCGGGCGTCCAGGCCGACAGCTCGCTCGCGCGGGTCTCTATCTTTCGTAGCGCGCCGGAGTGCGCGTGCCTCGAGTGCGGATGGGACCAGACGGACTACGACGCGATCGAGCAGACCTACCCCTGTCAGCCCGAAGGCCAGACACCGGCGCCCACGAACGCGCCGGCGCAGTTGGGAGCATTCGCGGCGGCCGTGCAGGCGATCGAGCTACAGCGCCTCTTTGCGGGGGATGCGAACGGCGACCTCGGCAGCCACGAGATCGTCATCGACGCCGCGTCGCACCGGCAGTTCGTGACGAAGTTCGTTCGGCGGAGCGGCTGCCGGCTGGCCGAGCACGGCGCGTGGGAGATCCGCACGCTCAATCGCTGGCCGGAGGACCTCACGCTCGCACAGGCACTGGCGCTCGGCGGAGTGGGCGCGGCGCACCACACCTTGCTTCGGGTCGAGAGCACACCGTTTGTGACGAAGCTCACCTGCCTGGGCTGCGGCGCCGCGAAACCGCTGCTGCGCCTGCGCCGGTCGCTCACCGACCGCGAGCGCACGTGCACGTTGTGCCGCAACCGGATGGAGGCGCTCGGCCAGGACATCGCCGACCGGCTCTGCGGCGACGCGTTGCCTGCTGACGCTGCGGCCCGCACGCTGCGCAGTCTGGGCCTCGATCCGGGCGACATCTTCAGCGTGAGCCGCGCCGGGCACACGCGGTTCTACGAACTCAGCGGTGCGACATCAACCCGGGGCGCGCGGTAG